Proteins encoded together in one Planctopirus ephydatiae window:
- a CDS encoding type II secretion system F family protein, with amino-acid sequence MPEFQYVARELSGRQIVGTLSAQSEREALQSLAAKSLFTVKIAPVQSTQVEQRLASRRVPPRMLATLFSQMSDLLRAGVPLLRSIELLERQTKNQALKRVLEDVRSRVADGGRLADSMKEHPNAFNKLTVSIVHAGEEGGFLEDSLSRVAVFTEHQEELKSKVVAAMSYPLVLMVLGTIVVVGMIVFFVPGFEPMFDSMKQTGSLPWATTVLLAISNILQRWWWAVLLAIGAAIAGVQYGLATPEGQILLDKVKLRAPGIGYVTRSLGISRFCRVLGTLLHNGVPLLQALNIAKDATGNRVLSDAIAKAAENVSSGKTLAQPLAASKQFPTDVLEMIAVGEEANNLENVLIGVADKMEKATNRQLDLVVRLLEPLMLVVMAGAILFLLIALMLPIFQSSGVV; translated from the coding sequence ATGCCTGAGTTTCAGTATGTGGCCCGCGAACTTTCCGGTCGGCAGATCGTGGGAACGCTCTCTGCACAGAGCGAACGCGAAGCACTTCAGTCTCTGGCAGCCAAGAGCCTGTTCACAGTCAAGATTGCTCCCGTGCAATCGACTCAGGTCGAGCAGCGGTTGGCATCGCGCCGGGTTCCTCCCCGCATGCTGGCGACGTTGTTCTCGCAGATGAGTGACCTGCTGCGAGCGGGTGTTCCACTCCTGAGATCGATCGAACTGCTGGAGCGGCAAACGAAAAATCAGGCACTCAAGCGCGTTCTCGAAGATGTGCGCAGTCGGGTCGCCGACGGTGGTCGTTTAGCTGACTCGATGAAAGAGCACCCGAACGCCTTCAATAAGCTGACCGTCAGCATTGTGCATGCTGGTGAGGAAGGGGGCTTTCTGGAAGATTCGCTTTCGCGAGTAGCGGTTTTCACCGAGCATCAGGAAGAATTGAAATCCAAAGTCGTCGCTGCGATGTCTTATCCGCTGGTTCTCATGGTGCTGGGAACAATTGTGGTCGTCGGGATGATTGTCTTCTTCGTTCCCGGCTTTGAGCCCATGTTCGATTCGATGAAGCAGACAGGCTCTTTGCCCTGGGCGACCACAGTTCTCCTGGCGATCAGTAACATCCTGCAGAGATGGTGGTGGGCTGTCCTGCTGGCGATTGGTGCCGCCATTGCCGGTGTGCAGTATGGTCTGGCCACACCCGAAGGGCAGATCCTGCTCGATAAAGTGAAGCTGAGAGCTCCCGGCATTGGGTATGTCACCCGCAGTTTAGGGATTTCCCGCTTTTGCCGTGTCTTGGGAACATTGCTCCACAATGGTGTCCCCCTGCTGCAGGCGTTAAACATTGCGAAAGACGCTACTGGAAATCGAGTGCTGAGTGATGCCATCGCCAAAGCGGCTGAGAATGTCTCGAGTGGTAAAACGCTGGCTCAGCCACTGGCCGCTTCGAAGCAGTTTCCCACGGATGTGCTGGAAATGATTGCCGTCGGCGAAGAAGCCAACAATCTGGAGAATGTGTTAATCGGCGTCGCAGACAAGATGGAAAAAGCCACGAACCGCCAACTGGATCTGGTCGTTCGGCTGCTGGAACCTCTGATGCTCGTGGTCATGGCGGGTGCGATTCTCTTCCTGTTGATAGCCCTCATGCTCCCCATCTTCCAGAGTTCTGGAGTGGTTTAA
- a CDS encoding polyprenyl synthetase family protein: MTMSKPPVLDQPIQGGSLLAALDSLLADDLAAVERILWNELESDQPCVKDILQHATRFRGKRLRPILVLLSARACGEVNETHRLLAAVVEMIHIATLVHDDVLDEASTRRHVATVNARWNNETSVLFGDYLFTHAFHLASELPTSHACRIIGRATNKVCEGELTQIHERGNLDLNEETYFKIINGKTAELTAVSAYLGAHYADQPVEVVNAVEAYGRKLGLAFQIADDLLDIVGVEKKTGKTLGSDLKKQKLTLPIIRLLATATPADAASIRDLLSHPEDETAGQLREYLHKSDALEYTSQTAHKLVEEACEHLNVLPASQARHWLCEIARFSVERSF; the protein is encoded by the coding sequence ATGACCATGTCCAAGCCTCCTGTGCTGGATCAACCCATCCAGGGTGGAAGTCTGCTTGCGGCTCTGGACAGTTTACTGGCAGATGATCTTGCTGCCGTCGAGCGTATTCTCTGGAACGAACTCGAGAGCGATCAGCCTTGTGTGAAGGATATTCTCCAGCACGCCACTCGTTTCCGTGGGAAACGATTGCGACCAATTCTGGTTCTGTTGTCAGCCCGGGCCTGCGGCGAGGTGAATGAAACCCATCGCCTGTTGGCGGCTGTGGTTGAGATGATCCACATCGCCACGTTAGTTCACGATGACGTCCTCGATGAAGCTTCGACACGCCGGCATGTCGCGACGGTCAATGCACGATGGAATAACGAGACCAGCGTGCTGTTTGGTGATTATCTTTTCACACATGCATTCCATCTGGCGAGTGAACTTCCCACTTCACATGCCTGCCGGATCATCGGGCGAGCGACGAACAAGGTCTGTGAAGGAGAACTCACGCAGATTCACGAGCGTGGCAATCTCGATTTGAATGAAGAGACGTACTTTAAAATCATCAATGGCAAAACAGCGGAACTTACGGCCGTCAGTGCCTATCTGGGGGCTCATTATGCCGACCAACCGGTGGAAGTCGTGAATGCTGTTGAAGCCTATGGTCGAAAGCTGGGTCTCGCATTTCAGATTGCCGACGATCTGCTCGATATCGTCGGAGTTGAAAAGAAAACCGGAAAAACATTGGGATCAGACCTCAAGAAACAGAAGCTGACGCTCCCAATTATTCGTCTGTTGGCAACAGCCACACCCGCCGACGCAGCATCGATTCGCGATTTGCTTTCCCACCCGGAAGATGAAACAGCCGGACAATTGCGGGAGTACCTGCACAAGAGCGATGCCCTCGAATACACCTCGCAAACGGCACACAAGCTGGTGGAAGAGGCTTGTGAGCATTTGAACGTCCTGCCTGCGAGTCAGGCACGCCACTGGCTCTGCGAGATCGCACGCTTCTCCGTCGAAAGATCGTTCTAA
- a CDS encoding ATP-grasp domain-containing protein gives MSTVTWVLEPNIFPETHQPIRSAVRDSGFRLIEWSDAWWTDGVPSNVPNSSVVFHGSLGTAARITSELQWTPGAFCSVEAFRCSAWYESACQWLVHRDWTICPASELVANARKLADKLGATDRMFVRPDSPLKPFSGRVVDVDSLTLKTLDYGFYYDDETIPVVVAPVQSIGNEWRFVIANRSVIAGSAYDPKTRKPVIAALNSAPAEFATIVASSIPEPEIVYILDVCECDGQLRLLELNPFGGADLYACNATKVVEVVSSIAENETK, from the coding sequence ATGTCAACGGTAACTTGGGTTCTTGAGCCAAACATCTTTCCTGAAACCCATCAGCCAATCCGGAGTGCAGTCCGCGATAGCGGATTTCGTCTCATAGAATGGTCAGATGCCTGGTGGACGGATGGTGTGCCTTCGAATGTGCCAAACTCGTCTGTCGTGTTTCATGGCTCGCTTGGTACCGCCGCAAGAATTACGAGTGAGTTGCAATGGACGCCGGGGGCGTTTTGCTCAGTCGAAGCATTTCGATGCTCAGCATGGTACGAGTCAGCCTGTCAATGGCTTGTCCATAGAGACTGGACGATCTGTCCTGCGAGTGAGTTGGTCGCTAACGCTCGAAAACTTGCCGACAAGCTCGGGGCTACCGATCGCATGTTTGTACGCCCAGACAGCCCACTGAAACCCTTCAGTGGACGGGTTGTGGATGTTGATTCCTTAACTTTGAAAACGCTCGACTATGGTTTCTACTACGATGACGAAACCATTCCGGTTGTTGTGGCACCAGTGCAGTCGATTGGAAACGAATGGCGTTTTGTCATTGCGAATCGGTCGGTGATTGCAGGTTCGGCCTATGATCCGAAAACACGAAAACCGGTGATCGCGGCACTAAACTCCGCACCAGCCGAATTCGCAACCATCGTAGCCTCATCGATCCCGGAACCGGAAATCGTCTACATACTCGATGTCTGCGAGTGCGACGGTCAACTACGACTCCTGGAATTAAATCCATTTGGCGGTGCTGACCTTTATGCCTGTAATGCAACGAAGGTTGTTGAGGTTGTCTCATCCATCGCAGAGAACGAGACAAAGTAA
- a CDS encoding STAS domain-containing protein: protein MNEDLARMTHPNDDFRLEWHGNTVVITPTGNVEGMNWELIEQAAEVVLGPIREQHAAPMVVFDLAQMNYFGSVFLALLLRCHKNVRSRGGELVLCGLSETARELLKITALDTVWAIYDSKEAALKAVDN, encoded by the coding sequence ATGAATGAGGATCTCGCACGCATGACCCACCCCAATGACGACTTTCGTCTGGAATGGCATGGCAACACCGTTGTCATCACCCCGACAGGTAATGTCGAGGGCATGAACTGGGAATTGATTGAGCAGGCCGCCGAGGTTGTTCTTGGCCCGATTCGCGAGCAGCACGCTGCTCCGATGGTGGTCTTCGATCTGGCACAGATGAACTACTTTGGCAGTGTGTTTCTGGCACTGCTGCTGCGTTGCCATAAGAATGTGCGCAGCCGCGGTGGCGAACTGGTTCTCTGCGGCCTTTCGGAGACGGCTCGCGAACTCCTCAAAATCACGGCTCTCGATACTGTCTGGGCAATCTACGATTCCAAGGAAGCTGCCCTTAAGGCTGTCGATAACTAG
- a CDS encoding carbon starvation CstA family protein, with product MLGILIGAAILLYAAWRLYGPVLARLLELDNNRPTPAVTQCDHLDYEPIEPNALLSQHFSAIAAAGPIVGPIVAGIAFGWLPAILWILVGAIFVGGVHDVTALVASIRHKARSIAEVVREHMSRRAFLLFLSFVWLALVYIVVAFTDITARAFVGQLDLGNGEVVSGGGIASSSLIYLLIPIIMGVTMRYTKLSLGWATIIFLPLVGLSVYVGQLIPLDMESLMLRFGWATTADEAKWAAIITWDLLLLFYCCLASIAPMWLLLQPRGHLGGYFLYVALIGGAAGLIVGSLLNQQPIQYPMFRGWQPPEAGNFVFPMLFILIACGACSGFHALIASGTTSKQLRVESDARVVGYGAMLLEAMVAILSLACVMRLSQTDPLLTSGKLEPNVIYATGLGSFLQTFGIPASLAVSFALMAFTTFVYDTLDVCTRLGRYIIQELTGWQGWGGRWFGTIISAAAPAFFVTQQVTNLQGKVVPSWEVFWPLFGASNQLLAALTLLGVTVWLWQTRRAAWVWIVTGLPTVLMYTMSLWALGVMTSGTWQQIQKAEKVAPVSYVIITVSSLLIVLALLMLIEAIMALTTNNKERAIPVTTPA from the coding sequence ATGTTAGGAATTCTCATCGGTGCGGCAATCCTCCTGTATGCCGCCTGGCGGCTCTATGGGCCGGTTCTGGCACGTCTCCTGGAACTGGATAACAACCGCCCTACACCAGCCGTCACGCAGTGCGATCATCTCGACTACGAGCCGATTGAACCCAATGCACTGCTTTCACAGCATTTTTCGGCGATTGCCGCTGCCGGGCCGATTGTGGGCCCCATTGTGGCGGGCATCGCGTTTGGCTGGTTGCCCGCCATTTTATGGATTCTTGTCGGCGCCATCTTTGTCGGGGGTGTGCATGATGTTACAGCTCTGGTCGCTTCGATCCGGCACAAAGCCCGTTCGATTGCCGAAGTTGTCCGCGAGCACATGAGCCGTCGGGCGTTTCTGCTCTTTCTTTCGTTTGTCTGGCTGGCACTGGTCTACATTGTGGTCGCTTTTACGGATATCACCGCGAGAGCTTTCGTCGGGCAGCTCGATCTGGGGAATGGCGAAGTGGTGAGTGGCGGCGGGATTGCCTCGTCATCGCTGATCTATCTGCTGATCCCCATCATCATGGGTGTGACCATGCGATACACGAAATTGTCGCTGGGCTGGGCCACCATTATCTTTCTGCCGCTGGTAGGACTTTCGGTCTATGTGGGCCAGTTGATTCCGCTCGATATGGAAAGTCTGATGCTTCGCTTCGGCTGGGCCACGACAGCCGACGAAGCCAAGTGGGCAGCGATTATCACGTGGGATCTGCTGCTGCTGTTCTATTGCTGCCTGGCTTCGATTGCCCCGATGTGGCTGCTATTACAGCCACGGGGTCATCTGGGCGGATACTTCCTGTATGTCGCTTTGATTGGTGGAGCTGCGGGCTTAATCGTTGGCAGCCTGTTGAATCAGCAGCCGATTCAATACCCGATGTTCCGGGGTTGGCAACCACCGGAAGCAGGGAATTTTGTCTTCCCGATGCTGTTCATTCTCATTGCCTGTGGAGCCTGTTCAGGTTTTCATGCACTCATTGCCTCTGGCACAACTTCCAAGCAGCTGCGTGTCGAGTCCGATGCGCGAGTGGTGGGTTATGGCGCGATGCTCCTGGAAGCGATGGTGGCAATTTTGTCGCTGGCGTGCGTGATGCGGCTTTCACAAACCGACCCACTCTTAACGAGTGGTAAATTGGAGCCCAACGTGATCTATGCCACGGGACTGGGGAGTTTTCTGCAGACGTTTGGTATCCCGGCAAGCCTGGCGGTTTCGTTCGCTTTGATGGCCTTTACCACCTTTGTTTACGACACTCTTGATGTCTGTACGCGACTGGGCCGGTACATCATTCAGGAACTGACGGGCTGGCAAGGCTGGGGTGGCCGCTGGTTTGGCACCATCATTTCCGCTGCAGCACCCGCCTTTTTTGTTACTCAGCAAGTCACCAACCTGCAAGGCAAAGTGGTTCCTTCGTGGGAAGTCTTCTGGCCCCTGTTTGGTGCCAGTAATCAATTGCTCGCTGCTCTCACATTACTCGGGGTGACGGTATGGTTGTGGCAAACTCGCCGAGCCGCCTGGGTGTGGATTGTCACTGGCCTCCCCACCGTGCTGATGTACACGATGAGTCTCTGGGCTCTCGGTGTGATGACGAGTGGCACATGGCAGCAAATCCAGAAAGCGGAGAAGGTTGCGCCGGTCAGTTATGTGATCATCACGGTTTCGTCACTGCTGATTGTGCTGGCATTGCTGATGCTGATCGAAGCGATCATGGCTTTGACAACAAACAACAAAGAGCGGGCCATTCCTGTGACAACACCGGCCTGA
- a CDS encoding ligase-associated DNA damage response exonuclease, whose amino-acid sequence MAGRSHNEYLLRPTAAGLYCEKGGFYIDPVAPVAKAIITHAHGDHATRGHASYISSRSGAALVKHRVGAHAKITSWEYGEVHRMNDVFVSLHPAGHILGSAQVRIEWRSTRGTEVWVVTGDYRREPDPTCEPFEVIHCDTLITEATFARPQFVWPTTQSQLDRLEQWWQGNQQRGFASFLYVYALGKAQRILSALNPDCGPIFAPKVVREISQIYRDAGVALPFERDPFVEMTPELWSRALIVLPPSSKRPLMIPTAGSSATAFASGWMLDPEEQQRRQVDAGFVISDHPDHLEILRTVEETCARRVFATHGETGWLCETLNSRGIEAHDLDSLRVARGARPGESWWLPVNDRPQES is encoded by the coding sequence ATGGCAGGCAGATCCCACAACGAGTATCTTTTGCGACCCACAGCAGCCGGCCTGTATTGCGAAAAGGGTGGATTCTACATCGATCCTGTGGCACCGGTTGCCAAAGCGATCATTACGCATGCTCATGGCGATCACGCCACTCGCGGTCATGCCAGCTACATTTCCAGCCGCAGTGGAGCGGCACTGGTCAAGCATCGCGTCGGGGCACACGCCAAGATCACGAGTTGGGAGTATGGTGAAGTTCATCGGATGAACGATGTCTTCGTTTCGCTGCATCCCGCCGGTCATATCCTGGGCTCGGCACAGGTTCGCATTGAATGGCGCAGCACACGAGGCACTGAGGTCTGGGTCGTGACCGGAGATTACCGCCGGGAACCCGACCCGACGTGCGAACCCTTTGAAGTGATCCACTGCGATACGCTGATTACTGAGGCGACCTTTGCCCGCCCGCAATTTGTCTGGCCGACAACTCAGTCGCAATTGGATCGACTAGAGCAATGGTGGCAAGGCAATCAGCAACGAGGTTTTGCCAGTTTTCTGTATGTTTATGCCCTCGGTAAGGCCCAACGGATTCTGTCAGCGTTGAACCCGGATTGCGGGCCGATTTTTGCTCCGAAAGTCGTGCGTGAGATCAGCCAGATTTATCGGGATGCTGGAGTGGCTTTGCCATTCGAGCGAGATCCGTTTGTCGAGATGACACCGGAACTCTGGTCGCGGGCACTCATCGTTTTGCCTCCATCTTCGAAGCGACCACTGATGATTCCCACAGCCGGGTCATCGGCGACCGCCTTTGCTTCGGGCTGGATGCTCGATCCCGAGGAACAACAGCGGCGACAGGTGGATGCCGGGTTTGTGATTTCCGATCATCCGGATCATCTGGAGATTCTGCGGACCGTTGAAGAGACCTGTGCCCGCCGAGTGTTCGCCACCCATGGAGAGACAGGCTGGCTTTGTGAAACGCTGAATTCACGAGGAATCGAAGCGCATGACCTCGATTCGCTGCGTGTCGCACGCGGTGCCAGACCAGGGGAATCGTGGTGGCTGCCCGTGAATGATCGGCCGCAGGAATCATAG
- a CDS encoding HTTM domain-containing protein: protein MSQLSHDSAIVNSTRSISELLRQQKEQLNEFFFAKESPIGVALARIVICATVFIVMLDRWKYVREIYSTDGAPAQISVNFGFGELFPVFSGSVVAALFAIMLFALLTAMVGWKTRLSLIVANLLFIYFCNIDYVTTMTKYSVIATHILLLLTLSRCGDVFSVDAWLKRTAPANPWLGWTIEDLPQGYAWPRRCIQIMIGTVYFGAAVTKIHTPTFFSGDQLQWWMLTELNYEHPVGAFISMYPAVIVVMCYIAVIWEIMFIVLAWRGVPRMIFLTLGVIFHAATFFTLGLLSFPPVCFACYLAFMNDNDARWLASHGRWIMRKFHLRNWIAPLSASAAIKALSFQTPQIPKPQTTGYARVLRQTGLWGACCACLALMGVATEYQVDRYGVRRPEGPMVLEPMDQAVARKFLSPAPKFREVDKFFAIDVGTLLVADQLAIRKQYYQIGETMIVQCQLLPPHEDMYLECLILNEEGQIEGVQEVVATREMNRANFNWPLCENVQSGRHQIVIRSAGQEIARRTFFVNGETCDVKK, encoded by the coding sequence ATGTCTCAGCTTTCCCATGACAGTGCGATCGTGAACAGCACACGTTCGATCAGTGAACTTCTTCGACAACAGAAGGAGCAATTGAATGAATTTTTCTTTGCCAAAGAATCGCCGATTGGTGTGGCACTGGCGAGAATCGTCATCTGTGCCACAGTTTTCATCGTCATGCTCGATCGATGGAAGTACGTTCGCGAGATCTACTCGACTGATGGAGCCCCTGCCCAAATCAGTGTGAACTTCGGGTTTGGAGAACTCTTTCCTGTTTTTTCAGGGAGTGTAGTCGCAGCGCTGTTTGCCATCATGCTCTTTGCCCTGCTGACGGCCATGGTGGGATGGAAGACCCGCTTGTCACTGATTGTCGCCAATCTGCTTTTCATCTATTTCTGCAATATCGACTACGTCACCACCATGACCAAGTACTCGGTCATTGCGACACATATCCTGCTGCTACTCACGCTTTCCCGTTGTGGTGATGTTTTCTCCGTAGATGCATGGCTCAAACGCACTGCACCAGCGAACCCCTGGCTGGGCTGGACCATCGAAGATCTCCCCCAAGGCTACGCCTGGCCCAGACGCTGCATCCAAATCATGATTGGTACGGTCTACTTTGGTGCCGCTGTTACCAAAATTCACACGCCGACGTTTTTCTCAGGTGATCAGCTTCAATGGTGGATGTTGACCGAACTCAATTATGAGCATCCGGTCGGTGCCTTTATCAGCATGTATCCGGCGGTCATTGTCGTGATGTGCTACATCGCGGTGATCTGGGAAATCATGTTCATCGTGCTGGCGTGGCGTGGTGTCCCGCGGATGATTTTCCTGACGCTGGGCGTGATCTTCCATGCGGCCACCTTCTTCACGCTGGGACTGCTCTCCTTCCCGCCGGTCTGCTTTGCCTGTTATCTGGCCTTCATGAACGATAACGATGCACGATGGCTCGCCTCGCATGGCCGCTGGATCATGCGCAAATTCCACTTGCGAAATTGGATAGCCCCTCTGAGTGCCAGTGCGGCCATCAAGGCGTTGTCGTTTCAAACCCCACAAATCCCAAAACCTCAAACAACTGGTTACGCCCGGGTTCTTCGTCAAACAGGTCTTTGGGGAGCCTGCTGTGCCTGCCTGGCATTGATGGGGGTTGCCACGGAATATCAGGTCGATCGATATGGCGTTCGTCGTCCTGAGGGGCCCATGGTTCTGGAGCCGATGGATCAGGCTGTGGCCAGGAAGTTTTTATCACCCGCACCTAAGTTTCGCGAAGTGGATAAGTTTTTTGCGATCGACGTCGGCACACTTCTAGTGGCCGATCAGCTTGCGATCCGCAAGCAGTACTATCAGATTGGCGAAACCATGATCGTCCAGTGCCAGCTTCTGCCACCCCACGAAGACATGTATCTGGAATGCCTGATCCTCAACGAAGAGGGGCAGATCGAAGGGGTGCAGGAAGTGGTGGCCACTCGTGAAATGAACCGCGCGAATTTCAACTGGCCGCTCTGTGAAAATGTCCAGAGTGGTCGCCATCAGATCGTGATTCGCTCGGCAGGCCAGGAGATTGCCCGCCGAACATTCTTCGTTAATGGCGAGACTTGCGATGTGAAAAAGTAA
- a CDS encoding coproporphyrinogen-III oxidase family protein: MTTNTVLPSETLPVLNPESPATGGCDDIQLDPPKAQTTEVGSYFISNYPPFSLWQSSYLPRLKEVMAAPPASKAPLGLYLHIPFCRKRCKFCYFRVYTNQNAKAIEQYVEALAREVELVSQLPAIQGRKLKFVYFGGGTPSYLSSKQLRFLREKLSAHISWDDAEEVTFECEPGTLHEEKVATLKDIGITRVSLGVENFNDQILEENGRAHKTPEVYRAYEWIQKAGFPQVNIDLIAGMIGETDENWAMNIREARKLAAQNVTIYQMELPFNTIISKEMKELGTASPVADWATKRRWVSEAMDALGEDGYHISSGNELVKNPTTDQFVYRDNVWRGCDLLAIGVSSFGHLQGVHYQNLDRIEDYLATVERGELPVNRALEPTPHQRLIREWVLQMKEGQVSAAPFIDKFGINPLEEFRTPLANQAARGYLVVEEDRVRLTRKGLLQVDSLLPEYFEPEHRAVRYT, from the coding sequence ATGACTACGAATACTGTCCTTCCCTCCGAAACACTCCCGGTTCTGAATCCCGAAAGTCCTGCCACTGGCGGTTGTGACGACATCCAACTCGACCCACCTAAGGCTCAAACGACTGAGGTGGGCAGCTACTTCATCTCGAACTATCCGCCGTTTTCGCTCTGGCAATCGAGCTACCTGCCGCGCTTGAAAGAGGTGATGGCTGCACCTCCTGCATCGAAGGCTCCACTCGGGCTTTATCTGCACATTCCTTTCTGCCGTAAACGCTGCAAATTCTGCTACTTCCGCGTCTATACCAATCAGAATGCCAAAGCGATTGAACAGTACGTTGAAGCCCTCGCTCGAGAAGTCGAACTGGTCAGCCAGTTGCCAGCCATCCAGGGCCGCAAACTCAAGTTTGTTTACTTTGGTGGGGGAACCCCTTCGTACCTGAGTTCCAAACAACTCCGCTTTCTTCGCGAGAAGTTGAGTGCCCATATCAGTTGGGATGACGCCGAAGAAGTGACCTTCGAGTGCGAGCCCGGCACCTTGCATGAAGAGAAAGTCGCCACGCTGAAAGACATCGGCATCACGCGCGTCTCATTGGGTGTCGAGAACTTTAATGACCAGATCCTCGAAGAAAATGGCCGGGCCCATAAGACGCCGGAAGTCTACCGCGCTTACGAATGGATTCAGAAGGCGGGCTTCCCTCAGGTCAATATCGATCTCATTGCCGGGATGATTGGCGAGACCGATGAGAACTGGGCCATGAACATTCGCGAAGCTCGCAAGCTGGCTGCTCAGAACGTGACGATTTATCAGATGGAACTCCCCTTTAACACGATCATCTCGAAAGAGATGAAAGAGCTCGGCACAGCCTCACCTGTCGCCGACTGGGCCACCAAACGCCGCTGGGTGAGTGAAGCGATGGATGCTCTCGGTGAAGATGGCTACCACATCTCCAGTGGCAACGAACTCGTCAAGAACCCCACGACCGACCAGTTTGTCTATCGCGATAATGTCTGGCGTGGCTGCGATCTGCTGGCGATTGGAGTTTCTTCGTTTGGTCATCTGCAGGGTGTCCATTATCAGAATCTGGACCGCATTGAAGATTATCTGGCAACGGTCGAGCGGGGTGAACTTCCTGTCAATCGAGCCCTCGAACCCACGCCACATCAGCGGCTGATTCGCGAATGGGTGCTGCAGATGAAAGAAGGTCAGGTGAGTGCCGCACCATTCATCGATAAGTTTGGCATCAATCCGCTGGAGGAGTTCCGCACACCACTAGCCAATCAGGCGGCCCGGGGTTACCTCGTCGTCGAAGAAGATCGCGTGCGGCTGACGAGAAAAGGTCTACTGCAGGTTGATAGTCTGCTCCCGGAATACTTCGAACCCGAACACCGTGCCGTTCGTTATACGTAA
- the arsD gene encoding arsenite efflux transporter metallochaperone ArsD, giving the protein MSTLQIFDKALCCSTGICGPQVDPVLPQFAADLDWLKSRGVAVERFNLAQQPMAFAANEVIRELLATEGPDVLPVTVVDGEIKSRSRYPSRRELGTWAGISSPLLTPLPMLSPE; this is encoded by the coding sequence ATGAGCACTCTGCAGATTTTCGACAAGGCACTCTGCTGTTCGACCGGGATCTGTGGTCCCCAGGTGGATCCTGTGCTCCCTCAGTTTGCGGCTGATCTCGATTGGCTGAAGAGTCGTGGCGTCGCGGTCGAACGCTTTAACCTGGCCCAGCAGCCCATGGCCTTCGCTGCTAACGAAGTGATCCGGGAACTACTGGCAACCGAAGGCCCCGATGTCCTGCCGGTCACTGTAGTCGATGGCGAAATCAAATCCCGCTCGCGCTACCCCTCACGCAGAGAACTCGGCACCTGGGCCGGCATCTCGTCACCACTTTTAACGCCGCTCCCGATGTTGTCGCCCGAGTGA